DNA from Halobaculum sp. XH14:
CGCCCGCTGTCCCTTGCGCTCTTCGAGCCGAGGGAACGTCGCATAGACGCGGTCGAGGAGCTCCTGCTTGTCGGCGTCCCGGTTGAGGTACTGTCCGAGGATGAGGTTCTCTCGCACGCTCATGTCTCGGAAGAGGTGTCGTCCCTCGGGGACCAGCGACATTCCCATCTCGACGCGGTCGGGCGTCGAGACGGTCGTGATGTCCCGATCTCGAAACGTGACGCTGCCACTCGTCGGACTGATGATTCCCATGAGCGTTCGCATGATGGTCGTTTTGCCGGCACCGTTCGGGCCGATGATGGAGAGCAGTTCCCCCTCGCTCACGTCGAGCGAGACGTCGTAGAGAACTTCCATGTCGCCGTATCCGGCGTCGACGGCTGAAGTGTGGAGCATGCTAGGCGATGTACGCCTCCTGCACCCTGCTGTCGTTCATAATCTTGTCGGGCTTGCCCGACGCGAGGAAGCGTCCGTTGTCGATGACGACGATCTTGTCACAGA
Protein-coding regions in this window:
- a CDS encoding ABC transporter ATP-binding protein; its protein translation is MLHTSAVDAGYGDMEVLYDVSLDVSEGELLSIIGPNGAGKTTIMRTLMGIISPTSGSVTFRDRDITTVSTPDRVEMGMSLVPEGRHLFRDMSVRENLILGQYLNRDADKQELLDRVYATFPRLEERKGQRADTLSGGEAQMLTIGRGLMSEPDLLLLDEPSVGLAPNLVTELFERIERINEDGVTIVMVEQNVNEALEVADRGALLENGRITMTGDATEFLDDDRIVERYLGGGA